The DNA sequence TCCAGACTCATCGTTTCCATCCCTCCAGCAACAGGGTGTCATCCTTATGAGTCAACGAAACAATCCGCCCCCCTCTGCGGCCCGTGCTTCGGTGTCTTTTTTTATGAGTCAATTCGCAGTCAATTCGAGGACTCGTTTTATGGTTAAAAACGGTTGACAGCAGGGGGCTTCTCGCCTAATTTTTCACCTCTTTGGCTAATGAAGGATTTGTTATGGAAGCGTATGCAGTAATTGAAACCGGCGGGAAACAGTACCGCGTTGAGAAAGACACCGTGCTGAGTGTCGAGCTTCTCGATGCTGAGGCCGGTAAAACCGTTGAATTTGATCAGGTTCTGGCTGTCTCTAACGGCACGGAACTCACTATCGGAACGCCGGTGGTTGCCGGTGCAAAAGTCACCGCCAGCATAATTGAAAACTACCGCGACAATAAAATTGTCGTCTTCAAAAAGAAACGCCGCAAAGGGTTCCGCAAGAAAATCGGACACCGGCAGGAGCTCACCAAGCTGAAAATTGAATCCATCAGCGCATAATTTCAGGAGAGAACAATGGCACATAAAAAAGGACAAGGTTCTTCAAATAACGGTCGAGACAGTAATGCGCAGCGGCGCGGTGTAAAACGCTTCGGCGGACAGGAAGTCACCGCAGGCAGCATCCTCGTTCGGCAGGTCGGCAGCAAATTTGTCGCCGGTGCGAACGTCGGACAAGGCCGCGACTTCACTCTTTTCGCCCTGAAAAGCGGAACAGTTGAATTTGATAAAGCCGGCCGCCGCGTCAACGTACGTGAGCTTCAAACGGCATAATATTTCGAGCGGAGTAAAAACGGGAACCGGCGGGCTTTATACAAAGTCCGCTGTTTTCGTTTCAGCCCTGAACACCGAACTGAATGCATGAAAGCCACCGTATTTAGAGATCGTGTAAAAATTTTCGTCCGCGCCGGTAACGGCGGCGACGGCATCTGCTCGTTCCGCCGCGAAAAATTTGTACCGAAAGGCGGACCGGACGGCGGCGACGGCGGTCATGGCGGGAATGTGATTCTGCGCGGCAATATGGACGAAGATTCGCTCAACACACTTCATCATCATCCGCATCAG is a window from the Kiritimatiellales bacterium genome containing:
- the rplU gene encoding 50S ribosomal protein L21 — its product is MEAYAVIETGGKQYRVEKDTVLSVELLDAEAGKTVEFDQVLAVSNGTELTIGTPVVAGAKVTASIIENYRDNKIVVFKKKRRKGFRKKIGHRQELTKLKIESISA
- the rpmA gene encoding 50S ribosomal protein L27, producing MAHKKGQGSSNNGRDSNAQRRGVKRFGGQEVTAGSILVRQVGSKFVAGANVGQGRDFTLFALKSGTVEFDKAGRRVNVRELQTA